A DNA window from Clavibacter sepedonicus contains the following coding sequences:
- a CDS encoding DUF4190 domain-containing protein → MTDPQNPDRSNDGFPPAPSQPAYPAAPAAGSDSPYAAPYQPGQGGAPKKGLAITSMVLGIVCVVLSLPLWFLTFFVGIAAIITGVLARKRNPGTKGFWLTGIILGIVGVLVSIIVVLVVVVFVNTAIQTGEINGTPIPTAP, encoded by the coding sequence ATGACCGATCCGCAGAACCCGGACCGCTCCAACGACGGCTTCCCTCCCGCGCCGAGCCAGCCGGCCTACCCGGCCGCTCCCGCCGCCGGATCCGACTCGCCCTACGCGGCGCCGTACCAGCCCGGCCAGGGTGGTGCGCCCAAGAAGGGCCTCGCCATCACGTCGATGGTGCTCGGCATCGTGTGCGTGGTCCTGTCGCTCCCGCTGTGGTTCCTCACGTTCTTCGTGGGCATCGCGGCGATCATCACGGGTGTCCTCGCGCGCAAGCGCAACCCCGGGACCAAGGGCTTCTGGCTCACCGGCATCATCCTCGGCATCGTCGGCGTGCTCGTCAGCATCATCGTGGTCCTCGTCGTCGTCGTGTTCGTGAACACCGCGATCCAGACCGGCGAGATCAACGGCACCCCGATCCCGACGGCGCCGTAG
- a CDS encoding class I SAM-dependent methyltransferase — protein MDQTDLREVLSLEGLRLLDSLPEPAPGDDMVRMVSALRGEGYSPALVRAVLTQSRLRARARAKFGDFAARMLFTEAGLEQATRLPVAAQHAGRFQQAGVAHVADLGCGIGGDAMAMAAIGIRVTAVERDEVTAAVAGWNLAPFPEAEVEQGTAEAFSAGRVDGVYLDPARRTDGHSSTRRISDPDAYSPTLSAAFELAAGRAAGIKLGPGLDRDLIPAEAEAQWVSVDGQAVEMGLWFGPTRRDGVRRAALLISSGSQAELTSAADSEDAELGELGEHLYEPDGAVIRARLIGDLARSLDGRMVGEGIAWITSDREQATPFARGFRVREVLPLDEQRLKRELRARGIGTLEIKKRGVDVDPARLRTRLQLKGDGSATLIATRVGGRRVAILADRHGVDAG, from the coding sequence ATGGATCAGACCGACCTCCGCGAGGTGCTCTCGCTCGAGGGGCTCCGCCTGCTCGACTCCCTCCCCGAGCCCGCGCCGGGGGACGACATGGTGCGGATGGTGAGCGCGCTGCGCGGTGAGGGGTACTCCCCCGCGCTCGTGCGCGCGGTCCTCACGCAGTCGCGCCTGCGGGCCCGGGCCAGGGCGAAGTTCGGCGACTTCGCCGCGCGCATGCTCTTCACGGAGGCGGGGCTCGAGCAGGCGACCCGGCTGCCGGTCGCCGCGCAGCACGCGGGGCGCTTCCAGCAGGCGGGCGTGGCGCACGTCGCCGACCTCGGCTGCGGGATCGGCGGGGACGCGATGGCGATGGCGGCCATCGGGATCCGCGTCACGGCCGTCGAGCGCGACGAGGTGACCGCCGCGGTCGCCGGATGGAACCTCGCGCCGTTCCCCGAGGCCGAGGTCGAGCAGGGCACGGCGGAGGCCTTCAGCGCCGGTCGCGTCGACGGCGTGTACCTCGACCCCGCCCGGCGCACCGACGGGCACTCGTCGACCCGCCGCATCTCGGATCCGGACGCCTACTCCCCCACGCTCTCCGCGGCGTTCGAGCTGGCGGCGGGACGGGCCGCGGGCATCAAGCTCGGGCCGGGCCTCGACCGCGACCTCATCCCCGCGGAGGCGGAGGCGCAGTGGGTCTCGGTCGACGGGCAGGCCGTGGAGATGGGCCTCTGGTTCGGGCCGACCCGGCGCGACGGCGTGCGACGGGCGGCGCTCCTGATCAGCAGCGGATCGCAGGCGGAGCTGACGTCGGCGGCCGACAGCGAGGATGCCGAGCTCGGCGAGCTGGGCGAGCACCTGTACGAGCCGGACGGGGCGGTGATCCGCGCACGGCTCATCGGCGACCTCGCGCGGTCGCTCGACGGGCGCATGGTCGGTGAGGGCATCGCGTGGATCACGTCCGACCGGGAGCAGGCGACGCCGTTCGCGCGCGGCTTCCGGGTGCGCGAGGTGCTGCCGCTCGACGAGCAGCGGCTGAAGCGGGAGCTGCGGGCTCGTGGGATCGGCACGCTGGAGATCAAGAAGCGCGGGGTCGACGTGGATCCGGCGCGGCTGCGGACGCGGCTGCAGCTGAAGGGCGACGGCTCGGCGACGCTCATCGCGACGCGGGTCGGCGGGCGACGGGTGGCGATCCTCGCGGACCGGCACGGGGTCGACGCGGGCTGA
- the groES gene encoding co-chaperone GroES — translation MSVSIKPLEDRIVIQQVEAEQTTASGLVIPDTAKEKPQEGEVVAVGPGRIDDNGNRVPLDVAVGDKVIYSKYGGTEVKYDGQDLLVLSARDVLAVIER, via the coding sequence GTGTCGGTCTCCATCAAGCCGCTCGAGGATCGCATCGTCATCCAGCAGGTCGAAGCCGAGCAGACCACCGCGTCTGGTCTGGTCATCCCCGACACCGCCAAGGAGAAGCCCCAGGAGGGCGAGGTCGTGGCCGTGGGCCCCGGCCGCATCGACGACAACGGCAACCGCGTCCCGCTCGACGTCGCCGTGGGCGACAAGGTCATCTACTCCAAGTACGGCGGAACCGAGGTCAAGTACGACGGCCAGGACCTCCTCGTCCTCTCGGCGCGCGACGTGCTCGCCGTCATCGAGCGCTGA
- the rarD gene encoding EamA family transporter RarD: MTRPTPESSTRTGLIAAVGAYGLWGVLPVFFLLLVPAGAFEIVGWRILFSLVVCAIVITAARRWSRVVAIVRRPRIFLGLGLAGHLILVNWTVYVYGTLSGHVVETALGYFINPIVTVLLGVILLRERLRPLQWAAVCLSAVAVAVIAVGYGQLPWVSLALAGSFGLYGLVKKRVSGGADALSGLALETAWLVPAATAMLVITGAGAGLTIGTVSPGHTLLLVSTGVVTAGPLLPFGFAAGRLPLSVIGLTQYLAPLLQFAFGVFVLHEAMPPERWAGFAIVWAALVLLTIDMVRASRRPITPVVRRQMDPAVVDGI, from the coding sequence GTGACGCGCCCCACCCCGGAGTCCTCGACCCGCACCGGCCTGATCGCCGCCGTCGGCGCGTACGGCCTGTGGGGCGTCCTCCCCGTCTTCTTCCTGCTGCTCGTGCCGGCCGGCGCGTTCGAGATCGTGGGCTGGCGGATCCTCTTCTCGCTCGTCGTCTGCGCGATCGTCATCACGGCCGCCCGGCGCTGGTCGCGCGTGGTCGCCATCGTGCGCCGCCCGCGCATCTTCCTGGGCCTCGGCCTCGCCGGGCACCTGATCCTCGTCAACTGGACGGTCTACGTCTACGGCACGCTCTCCGGCCACGTCGTCGAGACGGCGCTGGGGTACTTCATCAACCCGATCGTCACGGTGCTGCTCGGCGTGATCCTCCTGCGCGAGCGCCTCCGCCCGCTGCAGTGGGCCGCCGTGTGCCTCTCGGCCGTCGCGGTGGCGGTCATCGCCGTCGGCTACGGGCAGCTGCCGTGGGTGTCGCTCGCGCTCGCCGGGTCGTTCGGGCTCTACGGGCTGGTGAAGAAGCGCGTGAGCGGGGGCGCGGACGCGCTCTCCGGCCTCGCGCTCGAGACCGCGTGGCTGGTGCCGGCCGCGACTGCCATGCTCGTGATCACGGGCGCGGGCGCCGGGCTCACCATCGGCACGGTGTCGCCCGGCCACACGCTGCTGCTGGTCAGCACGGGCGTCGTCACCGCGGGCCCGCTCCTGCCGTTCGGATTCGCCGCCGGACGCCTGCCGCTCTCCGTGATCGGGCTCACGCAGTACCTGGCCCCGCTGCTGCAATTCGCGTTCGGGGTGTTCGTGCTGCACGAGGCCATGCCGCCCGAGCGGTGGGCCGGATTCGCGATCGTCTGGGCGGCGCTCGTGCTGCTCACGATCGACATGGTCCGCGCGTCCCGCAGGCCGATCACTCCCGTGGTGCGTCGGCAGATGGATCCGGCGGTCGTGGACGGCATCTGA
- a CDS encoding ABC transporter substrate-binding protein: MSAFGRASASRSRSRTALSAVTIAVAGALVLAGCSGGSGDGGGTTGDGGLDLKVGTILPQTGSLAVLGPPEFAGVHLAEDDINAAKAGITMTVTDKDSGDATTDIASQSATSLIADGNSAIIGAASSGVSKTFIDQVVSANVVQLSPANTAPEFSTYKDNGYYWRTAPSDVLQGRILGNKILQDGKTNVSILYMNDAYGKGLRENIKKTLEAGGASIAAEATFEPSSTDFNSAITSVLAPNPDALVVISFDEIKTIADQLASKGFDFSNFYGTDGNYGVIKETDTNVDIAGAQFTNPGVEAKEDFQGRLQDMVKADGDPALSVFSYAAESYDGTTLLALAALQGKATDGPTLKDNLQSVSEGGTKCTTFADCAKLIEAGTDIDYDGISGPITFDENGDPTEAYVSVYKYGTGNKATFSEQVYGKLD, translated from the coding sequence ATGAGCGCATTCGGCAGGGCTTCGGCCTCCCGCTCACGATCCCGCACCGCCCTCAGCGCCGTCACCATCGCGGTGGCCGGCGCCCTCGTCCTCGCCGGCTGCTCCGGCGGCAGCGGCGATGGAGGCGGCACCACGGGCGACGGCGGCCTGGACCTCAAGGTCGGCACGATCCTGCCGCAGACGGGCAGCCTGGCGGTCCTCGGCCCGCCCGAGTTCGCCGGCGTGCACCTCGCCGAGGACGACATCAACGCCGCCAAGGCCGGCATCACGATGACCGTGACCGACAAGGACTCGGGCGACGCCACCACCGACATCGCCAGCCAGTCGGCCACGTCGCTCATCGCGGACGGGAACAGCGCCATCATCGGCGCCGCGTCCTCGGGTGTCTCGAAGACCTTCATCGACCAGGTCGTGTCGGCGAACGTCGTCCAGCTCTCGCCGGCGAACACGGCTCCGGAGTTCAGCACGTACAAGGACAACGGCTACTACTGGCGCACCGCCCCGTCCGACGTGCTCCAGGGCCGCATCCTCGGCAACAAGATCCTGCAGGACGGCAAGACGAACGTCTCGATCCTCTACATGAACGACGCGTACGGGAAGGGCCTCCGCGAGAACATCAAGAAGACTCTCGAGGCCGGTGGCGCGTCCATCGCCGCCGAGGCCACCTTCGAGCCGTCGAGCACCGACTTCAACAGCGCGATCACGTCGGTTCTCGCGCCGAACCCGGACGCCCTGGTCGTCATCTCCTTCGACGAGATCAAGACCATCGCCGACCAGCTGGCGTCGAAGGGCTTCGACTTCAGCAACTTCTACGGCACGGACGGCAACTACGGCGTCATCAAGGAGACCGACACCAACGTCGACATCGCGGGTGCGCAGTTCACGAACCCCGGCGTCGAGGCCAAGGAGGACTTCCAGGGCCGCCTGCAGGACATGGTGAAGGCCGACGGCGACCCCGCCCTCTCGGTCTTCAGCTATGCCGCGGAGTCGTACGACGGCACCACGCTCCTCGCGCTCGCCGCGCTCCAGGGCAAGGCCACCGACGGCCCGACGCTGAAGGACAACCTCCAGTCGGTCTCGGAGGGCGGTACGAAGTGCACGACCTTCGCGGACTGCGCCAAGCTCATCGAGGCGGGCACCGACATCGACTACGACGGCATCTCCGGGCCGATCACGTTCGATGAGAACGGCGACCCGACCGAGGCGTACGTCTCCGTGTACAAGTACGGCACGGGCAACAAGGCGACGTTCTCCGAGCAGGTCTACGGCAAGCTCGACTAG
- a CDS encoding ABC transporter ATP-binding protein translates to MTIERVLQTTDLHAGYLPGVNILNGCNVHVDKGELVGIIGPNGAGKSTLLKAIFGQVNVRGGSIELNGQDITGLKADKLVTRGVGMVPQNNNVFPTLTIDENLQMGAYQKPKMYKERLAFVTDLFPELGKRLKQRAGSLSGGERQMVAMSRALMMDPTVLLLDEPSAGLSPVRQDETFINVAQINRAGVSVMIVEQNARRALQICDRGYVLDQGKDAYEGRGRELMNDPKVIELYLGTLAADQEKAKAAPQP, encoded by the coding sequence GTGACGATCGAGCGGGTCCTCCAGACCACCGACCTCCACGCGGGCTATCTGCCCGGGGTCAACATCCTCAACGGGTGCAACGTGCACGTCGACAAGGGCGAGCTGGTCGGCATCATCGGCCCGAACGGCGCCGGCAAGTCCACGCTGCTGAAGGCGATCTTCGGGCAGGTGAACGTGCGCGGCGGCAGCATCGAGCTGAACGGCCAGGACATCACGGGCCTCAAGGCCGACAAGCTCGTCACGCGCGGGGTCGGCATGGTGCCGCAGAACAACAACGTGTTCCCCACGCTCACGATCGACGAGAACCTGCAGATGGGCGCCTACCAGAAGCCCAAGATGTACAAGGAGCGGCTGGCGTTCGTCACCGACCTGTTCCCGGAGCTCGGCAAGCGGCTGAAGCAGCGCGCCGGATCCCTCTCGGGCGGCGAGCGGCAGATGGTCGCCATGTCGCGCGCGCTCATGATGGACCCGACGGTGCTGCTCCTCGACGAGCCGTCCGCCGGCCTCTCCCCCGTGCGCCAGGACGAGACGTTCATCAACGTCGCGCAGATCAACCGCGCGGGCGTCTCCGTCATGATCGTGGAGCAGAACGCCCGCCGCGCCCTGCAGATCTGCGACCGCGGCTACGTGCTCGACCAGGGCAAGGACGCGTACGAGGGCCGCGGGCGCGAGCTCATGAACGACCCGAAGGTCATCGAGCTGTACCTCGGCACGCTCGCGGCCGACCAGGAGAAGGCCAAGGCGGCACCCCAGCCCTGA
- a CDS encoding ABC transporter ATP-binding protein, which translates to MPDKTPVASILDGDAGPGCAKKDPIIVAHGVSRQFGGLKAVDVDHLEIPRGSITALIGPNGAGKTTFFNLLTGFDKPNTGTWEFSGKDLAGMSAYRVARLGMVRTFQLTKALGGMTVLENMRLGATGQGGESFFSALIRPLWRKKEEEITERARGLLRKFKLDTKEEDYADSLSGGQRKLLEMARALMTKPDLVMLDEPMAGVNPALTQSLLHHILDLKTEGMTVLFVEHDMHMVNEIADWVVVMAEGRIVAEGPPSTVMSDPAVIDAYLGAHHDTDLGTLTGQREVAKDMESDLVKDEIEKEAADK; encoded by the coding sequence TTGCCTGACAAGACCCCGGTGGCATCCATCCTCGACGGCGACGCCGGGCCGGGATGCGCCAAGAAGGACCCCATCATCGTCGCGCACGGCGTCAGCCGGCAGTTCGGCGGCCTCAAGGCGGTCGACGTCGACCACCTCGAGATCCCGCGCGGCTCCATCACGGCCCTCATCGGCCCGAACGGCGCCGGCAAGACCACGTTCTTCAACCTGCTGACCGGCTTCGACAAGCCCAACACCGGCACGTGGGAGTTCTCGGGGAAGGACCTCGCCGGCATGAGCGCCTACCGCGTCGCCCGGCTCGGCATGGTGCGCACCTTCCAGCTCACCAAGGCACTCGGCGGCATGACCGTGCTGGAGAACATGCGCCTCGGTGCCACCGGCCAGGGCGGTGAGAGCTTCTTCTCCGCCCTGATCCGCCCCCTCTGGCGCAAGAAGGAGGAGGAGATCACGGAGCGCGCCCGCGGGCTCCTGCGGAAGTTCAAGCTCGACACCAAGGAGGAGGACTACGCGGACAGCCTCTCCGGCGGTCAGCGCAAGCTCCTCGAGATGGCGCGCGCGCTCATGACGAAGCCCGACCTCGTGATGCTCGACGAGCCCATGGCCGGCGTCAACCCGGCGCTCACGCAGTCGCTGCTCCACCACATCCTCGACCTCAAGACCGAGGGCATGACCGTGCTGTTCGTCGAGCACGACATGCACATGGTCAACGAGATCGCCGACTGGGTGGTCGTCATGGCCGAGGGCCGCATCGTCGCCGAGGGCCCGCCCTCGACCGTGATGAGCGACCCGGCCGTCATCGACGCCTACCTCGGCGCCCACCACGACACCGACCTCGGCACCCTCACGGGCCAGCGCGAGGTGGCGAAGGACATGGAGTCCGACCTCGTCAAGGACGAGATCGAGAAGGAAGCGGCAGACAAGTGA
- a CDS encoding branched-chain amino acid ABC transporter permease, which yields MNSNFIFLALGEIFSPTTAAYALATVGLVIHFGFTGLLNFGQAGFMAIGGYAFAITAVMYEWPVWASLLAAIVASTVFALILGIPTLRLRADYLSIVTIAAAEIIRLSVKTPEFSSVTGGSEGINGAANGFNALNPLPEGRFGAGVLTYSSDQWWIRIVGWGLVGIACLLVFLLMRSPWGRVLKGVREDEDAVRALGKNVYSYKMQALVLGGVFGGLAGVVFILPRSLQPDNYGTQLTFFLYTIMLLGGAATIFGPVIGSIIFWVTLSLSDGLLSLAVTNEWLPLSSTQQGPIRFIIVGVALMLLVIFRPQGIFGKKKETHFA from the coding sequence ATGAACTCCAACTTCATCTTCCTGGCGCTCGGCGAGATCTTCTCGCCGACCACCGCGGCGTACGCGCTCGCGACCGTCGGCCTCGTGATCCACTTCGGCTTCACGGGCCTGCTGAACTTCGGCCAGGCCGGCTTCATGGCTATCGGCGGATACGCGTTCGCCATCACGGCGGTCATGTACGAATGGCCCGTCTGGGCGTCGCTGCTGGCGGCGATCGTCGCCTCCACCGTGTTCGCGCTGATCCTCGGCATCCCGACCCTGCGCTTGCGGGCCGACTACCTGAGCATCGTGACCATCGCCGCGGCCGAGATCATCCGGTTGAGCGTCAAGACACCCGAGTTCTCGTCGGTCACCGGCGGCTCGGAGGGCATCAACGGCGCGGCAAACGGCTTCAACGCGCTGAACCCGCTGCCCGAGGGCCGCTTCGGCGCCGGCGTCCTCACCTACTCCTCCGACCAGTGGTGGATCCGCATCGTCGGCTGGGGCCTCGTCGGCATCGCCTGCCTGCTGGTGTTCCTCCTCATGCGCAGCCCCTGGGGCCGCGTGCTGAAGGGCGTGCGCGAGGACGAGGACGCGGTCCGCGCGCTCGGCAAGAACGTCTACTCCTACAAGATGCAGGCGCTCGTGCTCGGCGGCGTGTTCGGCGGGCTGGCGGGCGTGGTCTTCATCCTCCCCAGGTCGCTGCAGCCGGACAACTACGGCACGCAGCTCACCTTCTTCCTCTACACGATCATGCTGCTGGGCGGTGCGGCCACGATCTTCGGGCCGGTCATCGGCTCGATCATCTTCTGGGTCACGCTGTCGCTCTCGGACGGCCTGCTCAGCCTCGCCGTGACCAACGAATGGCTGCCGCTCTCGAGCACGCAGCAGGGCCCGATCCGCTTCATCATCGTGGGCGTCGCGCTCATGCTGCTCGTGATCTTCCGACCACAGGGCATCTTCGGGAAGAAGAAGGAGACGCACTTTGCCTGA
- a CDS encoding branched-chain amino acid ABC transporter permease has protein sequence MWALILAVAFACTALLLSSPSAAHADPRAAPQAVDPASAEQSLLVWVRADADNAGIAGVTVKVSGGGVEATGTTGADGKAEVGLSAPGSFTVEVDESTIPEGAGVPRAGSSPREIDVAAGNKNVPAFFFIAPDGAASGAAGSTPAPSASDDAGTSTGGETAAPDTETGAVSGTAEPVTENNFWKIFWPKVVTGLIFGLLLALAAIGLSLIYGTTGLNNFAHGELVTFGALMAYLFSNVLGLNPVLAIIITVVLGGAFGFVQDAAIWKPLRRRRLGLVPLMIVTIGLSLALRYTFQFIFGADRLTLPNSSAPFLVVGPVSLKFTDVVGAIVSIVLLVAVAYVLLYTKIGKATRAVSDNRSLAAASGIDVEGVIRVVWIGGAALAALSGVFIAYYQSLRWDTGASILLLVFSAVVLGGLGTAFGALIGSIVIGVFINVSTMVLPENMKYVAALVVMIVILLVRPQGILGRKDRIG, from the coding sequence ATGTGGGCCCTGATTCTCGCGGTGGCGTTCGCCTGCACCGCACTTCTCCTCTCGTCCCCGTCGGCGGCGCACGCGGATCCACGCGCCGCGCCCCAGGCGGTCGACCCGGCGTCCGCCGAGCAGTCGCTGCTCGTGTGGGTCCGGGCGGACGCCGACAATGCGGGCATCGCCGGTGTCACGGTGAAGGTCTCGGGCGGCGGCGTCGAGGCCACCGGCACGACCGGCGCGGACGGCAAGGCCGAGGTCGGCCTCAGCGCGCCGGGCTCCTTCACGGTCGAGGTCGACGAGTCCACCATCCCCGAGGGCGCCGGGGTGCCCCGGGCGGGCTCCAGCCCCCGCGAGATCGACGTCGCCGCAGGCAACAAGAACGTCCCGGCCTTCTTCTTCATCGCCCCGGACGGCGCGGCCAGCGGTGCGGCGGGTTCCACGCCCGCGCCGAGCGCCAGCGACGACGCGGGCACATCCACCGGCGGCGAGACCGCCGCGCCGGACACCGAGACGGGCGCCGTCAGCGGCACCGCGGAGCCCGTGACCGAGAACAACTTCTGGAAGATCTTCTGGCCCAAGGTCGTGACGGGCCTGATCTTCGGCCTGCTGCTCGCGCTCGCCGCGATCGGCCTCTCCCTCATCTACGGCACCACGGGCCTCAACAACTTCGCGCACGGCGAGCTCGTCACCTTCGGCGCGCTCATGGCCTACCTCTTCAGCAACGTGCTCGGCCTCAACCCGGTGCTCGCGATCATCATCACGGTCGTCCTCGGCGGGGCCTTCGGGTTCGTGCAGGACGCGGCGATCTGGAAGCCCCTGCGGCGGAGGCGGCTCGGGCTCGTGCCGCTGATGATCGTCACCATCGGCCTGTCGCTCGCCCTGCGCTACACCTTCCAGTTCATCTTCGGCGCCGACCGGTTGACGCTCCCGAACAGCTCGGCGCCGTTCCTCGTCGTCGGGCCCGTCAGCCTCAAGTTCACCGACGTGGTCGGCGCGATCGTCTCGATCGTGCTGCTCGTCGCCGTCGCGTACGTGCTGCTCTACACGAAGATCGGCAAGGCCACCCGCGCCGTCTCCGACAACCGCTCGCTCGCGGCCGCGTCGGGCATCGACGTGGAGGGCGTGATCCGCGTGGTCTGGATCGGCGGGGCCGCGCTGGCCGCGCTGTCCGGCGTCTTCATCGCCTACTACCAGTCGCTGCGCTGGGACACGGGCGCGTCCATCCTGCTGCTCGTCTTCTCGGCCGTCGTCCTCGGCGGACTCGGCACGGCGTTCGGCGCGCTCATCGGCTCGATCGTGATCGGCGTCTTCATCAACGTCAGCACCATGGTCCTGCCCGAGAACATGAAGTACGTGGCCGCTCTCGTGGTCATGATCGTCATCCTGCTCGTCAGGCCCCAGGGCATCCTGGGTCGGAAAGATCGGATCGGTTAG
- the guaB gene encoding IMP dehydrogenase, which translates to MDQSDPFGVIGLTYDDVMLLPGHTDVIPSEADTTSRLTRNITVAAPLLSSAMDTVTEARMAIAMARQGGLGVIHRNLSIEDQAAFVDKVKRSESGMITNPVTTRPDATVAEVDALCGQFCVSGLPVVESDGTLVGIITNRDMRFVSPVQAATTLVRDVMTPTPLITGQVGIDPDHAIAIFAEHKIEKLPLVDDQGKLRGLITVKDFDKSEQYPDATKDAEGRLRVGAAIGFFGDAWQRALALVEAGVDVLVVDTANGDSKGVLDIIRRLKSDPATSHVDVIGGNVATRSGAQALIEAGADAIKVGVGPGSICTTRVVAGVGVPQVTAVYEASLAARAAGIPVIADGGLQYSGDIAKALVAGADTVMLGSLLAGCDESPGDLMFVGGKQFKSYRGMGSLGALQTRGSKTSYSKDRYFQSDVPNDDKLIPEGIEGQVPYRGSLANVVYQLTGGLRQSMFYVGARTVGELKDRGRFVRITAAGLKESHPHDVQMVVEAPNYRR; encoded by the coding sequence TTGGACCAGTCCGACCCGTTCGGCGTCATCGGCCTCACCTACGACGACGTGATGCTCCTGCCGGGGCACACCGACGTGATCCCGAGCGAGGCGGACACCACGTCCCGCCTCACGCGCAACATCACCGTCGCCGCTCCTCTCCTCTCCTCCGCGATGGACACCGTCACCGAGGCGCGCATGGCCATCGCGATGGCGCGTCAGGGCGGGCTCGGGGTCATCCACCGCAACCTCTCCATCGAGGACCAGGCCGCCTTCGTCGACAAGGTGAAGCGCAGCGAGTCGGGCATGATCACGAACCCGGTCACCACGCGCCCCGACGCCACGGTCGCCGAGGTGGACGCGCTCTGCGGCCAGTTCTGCGTCTCCGGCCTCCCGGTCGTCGAGTCCGACGGCACGCTCGTTGGCATCATCACGAACCGCGACATGCGCTTCGTCTCGCCCGTGCAGGCTGCCACGACGCTCGTGCGCGACGTGATGACCCCCACCCCGCTCATCACGGGCCAGGTCGGCATCGACCCCGACCACGCCATCGCGATCTTCGCGGAGCACAAGATCGAGAAGCTCCCGCTGGTCGACGACCAGGGCAAGCTGCGCGGCCTCATCACGGTCAAGGACTTCGACAAGTCGGAGCAGTACCCGGACGCGACGAAGGACGCCGAGGGGCGCCTCCGCGTCGGCGCGGCCATCGGGTTCTTCGGCGACGCGTGGCAGCGCGCGCTCGCGCTGGTCGAGGCCGGCGTCGACGTGCTCGTGGTCGACACGGCCAACGGCGACAGCAAGGGCGTGCTCGACATCATCCGCCGCCTGAAGTCCGACCCGGCCACGTCGCACGTCGATGTGATCGGCGGCAACGTCGCCACCCGCTCGGGCGCGCAGGCGCTCATCGAGGCGGGAGCGGACGCGATCAAGGTGGGTGTCGGCCCCGGGTCGATCTGCACCACGCGCGTCGTCGCGGGCGTCGGCGTCCCCCAGGTCACCGCGGTCTACGAGGCGTCGCTCGCCGCGCGCGCCGCGGGCATCCCCGTCATCGCCGACGGCGGCCTGCAGTACTCGGGCGACATCGCGAAGGCGCTCGTCGCCGGCGCCGACACCGTCATGCTCGGCAGCCTGCTCGCGGGCTGCGACGAGAGCCCCGGCGACCTCATGTTCGTCGGCGGCAAGCAGTTCAAGAGCTACCGGGGGATGGGTTCGCTCGGCGCCCTGCAGACCCGCGGCTCGAAGACCTCGTACTCGAAGGACCGCTACTTCCAGTCCGACGTGCCGAACGACGACAAGCTCATCCCCGAGGGCATCGAGGGCCAGGTCCCCTACCGCGGATCCCTCGCGAACGTCGTGTACCAGCTCACCGGCGGCCTCCGGCAGTCGATGTTCTACGTCGGCGCCCGCACGGTCGGCGAGCTCAAGGACCGCGGGCGCTTCGTGCGGATCACGGCGGCCGGGCTCAAGGAGTCGCACCCGCACGACGTGCAGATGGTGGTCGAGGCGCCCAACTACCGGCGCTGA